Proteins encoded together in one Candidatus Bathyarchaeota archaeon window:
- a CDS encoding 2,3-bisphosphoglycerate-independent phosphoglycerate mutase — translation MASFKGILFICDGMGDRPNPVKGGRSPLEEAFTPNMDRLASGGLVGLMDIVSPGVRPGSDVAHLSLFGYDPYRYYTGRGGFEAAGAGLHLKPGDVALRCNYATVDGDLVIQDRRAGRIKEGGKKLAEALNSIQLDAEDVKVEYYHTVEHRGVLVLRSEGKKLSTRISDTDPHLIGVKVLEAEPLDDSEEARFTAKLLNEFTSRSYEILKDHPVNVERIKRGLPPANIVLSRGAGSLPQVEPLDKIYHCKFAAIAAVALVKGICRVVGMDVIEVPGATGGLDTNYSAKGRAALEALEDYDFVVIHIKAADVAAHDGDFDLKVEVIQNIDRTVGEVVESVNLDSTYIALTADHATPVSIRDHMGDPVPFFIHGPGLFPSGIGKFCERSASRGNASRIRGLDLMPLLMNYTGRSEKFGF, via the coding sequence ATGGCTTCGTTTAAAGGGATCCTGTTCATATGCGATGGGATGGGGGATCGCCCTAATCCCGTTAAGGGGGGGAGATCTCCCCTGGAGGAGGCCTTCACCCCGAACATGGATAGGCTGGCCTCCGGCGGCTTAGTTGGGCTGATGGACATCGTCAGTCCGGGCGTTAGACCTGGGAGCGACGTGGCTCATCTATCCCTATTCGGCTATGATCCTTACAGGTATTATACGGGTAGGGGAGGGTTTGAAGCAGCAGGCGCGGGTTTGCATCTTAAACCTGGGGATGTGGCTTTGAGATGTAACTATGCTACGGTAGACGGTGATCTAGTAATACAGGATCGCAGGGCTGGACGTATAAAGGAGGGGGGAAAGAAGTTAGCTGAGGCATTAAATTCGATCCAGCTCGATGCGGAGGACGTTAAAGTAGAGTATTACCATACCGTTGAGCATAGGGGGGTCCTCGTCCTAAGGTCTGAGGGGAAGAAGCTTTCAACTAGAATATCCGATACGGATCCCCATCTGATAGGCGTGAAGGTTCTAGAGGCTGAACCTTTAGATGACAGTGAGGAGGCCCGATTCACGGCGAAGCTTCTAAACGAATTCACATCGAGATCGTATGAGATTTTGAAGGATCATCCCGTGAACGTTGAGCGCATTAAACGGGGCCTTCCTCCCGCGAACATAGTCCTCTCGAGGGGTGCGGGTTCCCTCCCCCAAGTAGAGCCGTTGGATAAGATCTATCATTGCAAATTCGCAGCGATAGCAGCCGTGGCCCTTGTAAAGGGTATATGCCGCGTGGTGGGGATGGATGTCATTGAAGTTCCCGGCGCCACTGGGGGGTTGGACACCAACTACTCCGCCAAGGGGAGGGCTGCCCTAGAAGCGTTAGAGGACTACGACTTCGTAGTAATTCATATAAAGGCCGCCGATGTCGCCGCGCACGACGGGGACTTCGACCTTAAAGTAGAGGTGATCCAGAACATCGATCGCACAGTGGGTGAAGTTGTGGAATCCGTGAATTTAGACTCCACCTATATAGCCCTCACCGCCGACCATGCCACCCCCGTGTCCATAAGGGATCATATGGGCGATCCTGTACCGTTCTTCATCCACGGTCCAGGGCTATTCCCGAGCGGCATAGGGAAATTCTGCGAGAGATCCGCCTCCAGAGGCAATGCATCCAGGATAAGGGGCCTCGACCTAATGCCCCTCCTAATGAACTACACCGGTAGGAGCGAGAAATTCGGATTCTAA
- a CDS encoding rhomboid family intramembrane serine protease: MRVTYPYRRDGFIASLTSFLIIINLLVYIILALMSRDLLVIDYDLLAFFGQLNMAVFHGWYWQLFTSMFVHANLLHLMGNMLFLGIFGLRAESLFGRLRYLFIYFASGLLGGLLTLLMGPYVVSVGASGGIFGLFGANAAYIRSGINQSVAGALVYSLYLLLFNLGRGVNILAHFGGLFVGLITGYIWGRRELHHYDAALSP, translated from the coding sequence TTGAGGGTCACATACCCTTATCGTAGGGATGGGTTCATAGCTAGCCTGACCAGCTTTCTAATAATCATTAACTTGCTCGTGTATATAATTCTAGCTCTTATGAGCAGGGACCTCCTAGTGATAGATTATGATTTGCTCGCCTTCTTCGGGCAGCTTAACATGGCTGTCTTCCATGGATGGTATTGGCAGCTCTTCACATCGATGTTCGTGCATGCAAACCTCCTCCACTTAATGGGTAACATGCTCTTCTTAGGCATCTTCGGTTTAAGGGCTGAAAGCCTATTTGGGAGGCTACGCTATCTGTTCATATATTTCGCCTCAGGCCTCCTCGGAGGCCTGTTAACCCTCCTCATGGGACCATACGTGGTCTCAGTCGGAGCTTCAGGAGGCATCTTTGGCTTATTCGGAGCAAATGCCGCCTATATTAGGAGCGGGATTAACCAATCGGTAGCAGGGGCCCTCGTATACTCCCTCTATCTGCTTCTATTCAACCTGGGGAGAGGTGTAAATATCCTAGCCCATTTCGGGGGCCTATTTGTAGGGCTCATAACGGGTTACATCTGGGGGAGGAGGGAGCTCCACCACTACGATGCCGCTCTAAGCCCATAA
- a CDS encoding 30S ribosomal protein S30e: MPTHGSITKAGKVRSQTPKLDGRPRRSDIPRRRGRLNARKRLVLGMKPGQNWAS, translated from the coding sequence ATGCCTACTCACGGTTCCATAACCAAGGCTGGGAAGGTACGTTCGCAGACCCCGAAGCTCGATGGTAGGCCGAGAAGGTCTGATATACCCCGGAGGAGGGGTAGGCTGAACGCCCGAAAGAGGCTCGTCCTGGGAATGAAGCCAGGCCAAAACTGGGCTAGTTAA
- a CDS encoding tRNA uridine(34) 5-carboxymethylaminomethyl modification radical SAM/GNAT enzyme Elp3 produces the protein MLEHLRSYADKGGLIDRTLLNRVKLELCRKFSPSRIPSNTELIRLLRRGDELRYTLTLKRRRSSSGVIIVAVMAKPHPCPHGRCLYCPSIPGVPQSYTGFEPSSMRGLQHGFDPFLQVESRLRQLNEMGHEIDKVELIIQGGTFPSTPLSYQRWFIKRCLDAITGVESSSIEEAKKNAEHAQIRNSGITIETRPDWCKERHVDLMLQLGVTRVELGVQALDDAIYDLVRRGHAVSDVVEAIRIAKDSGLKVCVHMMPGLPGSNPERDLKDFEKLFKDAQFKPDMLKIYPCLVLRDSELYGWWASGRYKPYELDTVMDLLARVKEMAPPWIRIMRIQRDIPAKMIVAGVRKSNLRQLIHKRLMETGRRCRCIRCREVGLKANEPDPSELNIEVRKIVYEASEGLEIFISAEDFEEELLVGYLRLRIPSPKAHRPEALDSAIVRELHIYGRMLPVGWRAPQAFQHRGWGKRLLEEAECEAVKRGLEKILVTSGLGVKPYYARHGYIHYGPYMAKTL, from the coding sequence ATTCTTGAGCACCTGCGGTCCTATGCTGATAAGGGTGGGCTGATAGATCGTACCCTTTTGAACCGGGTTAAACTAGAGCTTTGTAGAAAGTTTTCTCCGAGCAGGATCCCATCTAACACCGAACTTATAAGACTTCTGAGAAGGGGCGATGAGCTACGTTACACCCTGACCTTGAAGAGGAGGAGAAGCTCCTCAGGGGTCATCATTGTGGCGGTCATGGCTAAGCCCCACCCCTGCCCCCATGGGAGATGCCTCTACTGCCCCTCCATACCGGGCGTACCCCAAAGCTATACGGGATTCGAGCCGTCTTCCATGCGGGGTTTACAGCACGGTTTCGACCCTTTCCTGCAGGTGGAATCCCGGCTGAGGCAGCTTAATGAGATGGGGCATGAGATCGACAAGGTTGAGCTCATAATTCAAGGAGGGACCTTCCCATCCACGCCTTTAAGCTATCAGAGATGGTTTATAAAACGTTGCCTAGACGCTATAACCGGTGTGGAGTCCTCCTCCATAGAGGAGGCTAAGAAAAACGCGGAGCACGCACAGATTAGAAATTCCGGGATCACGATCGAGACCAGGCCTGACTGGTGCAAAGAAAGACATGTAGATCTGATGCTCCAGCTCGGAGTAACCCGTGTCGAATTAGGGGTTCAAGCGTTAGATGACGCCATATATGATTTGGTGAGGAGAGGACATGCAGTCTCAGACGTGGTGGAGGCCATAAGGATCGCTAAGGATTCCGGACTAAAAGTTTGCGTGCACATGATGCCCGGGCTCCCAGGGTCAAACCCTGAGAGGGACCTTAAAGATTTCGAGAAGCTGTTCAAAGACGCACAGTTTAAGCCAGATATGTTAAAGATTTATCCATGCCTCGTCCTTAGGGATAGTGAGCTCTACGGCTGGTGGGCCTCCGGCAGATACAAACCATATGAGTTGGATACAGTGATGGATCTTTTAGCTAGGGTCAAAGAGATGGCCCCCCCGTGGATTCGAATAATGAGGATCCAGAGGGATATACCTGCAAAGATGATAGTAGCCGGAGTTAGGAAGAGCAACCTCAGACAGCTGATCCATAAGAGGCTCATGGAAACCGGGAGGAGGTGTAGATGCATCAGATGCCGGGAGGTTGGATTGAAGGCCAATGAACCAGACCCATCAGAGCTTAATATCGAGGTTAGGAAGATAGTATATGAGGCCAGTGAAGGCTTAGAGATATTCATATCTGCGGAAGACTTCGAAGAAGAATTACTTGTAGGCTACTTGAGGCTTAGAATACCCTCTCCGAAGGCCCACCGCCCAGAAGCCCTAGACTCGGCTATAGTGAGGGAGCTCCACATCTACGGCCGGATGCTCCCGGTGGGATGGAGGGCCCCCCAAGCGTTCCAGCATAGGGGCTGGGGTAAGCGCCTCCTCGAGGAGGCTGAATGCGAGGCTGTGAAGCGCGGTTTAGAGAAGATCCTGGTCACGAGTGGGTTAGGCGTTAAGCCCTACTATGCCAGGCACGGCTACATCCATTACGGGCCGTACATGGCTAAAACCCTGTAA
- the gatD gene encoding Glu-tRNA(Gln) amidotransferase subunit GatD, with protein MSSLWGYTGIADKLLRNAGAQIGDLIEVVNGKPIRGFLMPRTEYGGEEYVVVKLRSGYNIGVKVKPDTRIEVLERGEKKPRFVKPSQPERKATLPRVDVISTGGTIASRVDYRTGGVEPALDAEDLYSIFPELSEKADVKAKILFSEFSENLTPDHWRKMAYAVEETVEEETRGVVICHGTDTMGYTAAALSFALKDLPVPVVLVGSQRSSDRPSSDAAINLISAVATAVEAPFAEVVVAMHEETSDTRIAIHRGTKVRKCHTSARDAFKSINIPPLAYYDPLKDEIKVIGKILRRRGEGDLKVQAEFDDKVALIKYYPGMDPAIIDWLLDKGIHGIILEGTGLGHVSSRFYPSIERATDQGVFVGMTSQCIWGSVNMNVYYTGRDLQRRGVTPLGDMLPETALVKLMWILGSTRELREVKRLMLTNLSGEFAERRWIE; from the coding sequence TTGAGCAGCTTATGGGGTTACACGGGCATCGCGGACAAATTGTTAAGGAATGCAGGGGCCCAGATTGGAGACCTGATAGAGGTCGTGAATGGAAAGCCCATCAGAGGCTTCCTCATGCCCAGGACGGAGTATGGCGGCGAAGAATACGTAGTGGTAAAGCTGAGGAGCGGCTACAACATAGGGGTTAAGGTTAAGCCTGATACTAGGATAGAGGTTTTAGAGAGGGGGGAGAAGAAGCCCAGGTTCGTTAAACCCTCCCAGCCGGAACGTAAAGCAACGCTGCCTAGAGTGGATGTTATAAGCACCGGAGGAACCATAGCTAGCCGGGTGGACTATCGGACGGGGGGTGTAGAGCCCGCTTTAGACGCCGAGGATTTATACAGCATATTTCCGGAGCTCTCGGAGAAGGCCGATGTGAAGGCTAAGATACTCTTCAGCGAGTTCAGCGAGAACCTCACCCCGGACCATTGGAGGAAGATGGCATATGCAGTAGAGGAGACTGTAGAGGAGGAGACTAGAGGAGTAGTTATATGCCATGGAACCGACACCATGGGATATACGGCTGCTGCGCTAAGCTTCGCCTTAAAGGATTTACCCGTACCAGTGGTCTTGGTGGGATCACAGCGATCCTCCGACAGGCCCAGCTCAGATGCAGCCATAAACCTCATCTCCGCCGTGGCTACAGCTGTAGAGGCGCCCTTCGCGGAGGTGGTCGTAGCGATGCATGAGGAAACCTCCGACACCCGGATCGCCATCCATAGGGGAACGAAGGTACGTAAATGCCACACCAGCGCGAGGGACGCCTTCAAGTCGATAAATATTCCGCCCCTAGCCTATTATGATCCACTCAAAGACGAGATCAAGGTTATAGGAAAGATCCTGCGCAGAAGGGGAGAAGGAGATCTCAAGGTTCAGGCTGAGTTCGATGATAAGGTAGCTCTGATAAAGTATTATCCAGGGATGGACCCCGCAATCATCGATTGGCTACTGGATAAGGGCATCCATGGGATAATACTAGAAGGGACCGGCCTAGGCCACGTAAGCTCAAGATTCTACCCGTCGATAGAGAGGGCTACGGATCAGGGCGTATTCGTAGGGATGACATCCCAGTGCATCTGGGGCTCCGTTAACATGAACGTCTACTATACCGGTAGAGATCTCCAGAGGAGGGGTGTAACCCCTCTAGGGGATATGCTCCCGGAGACGGCTCTGGTCAAACTCATGTGGATCCTAGGCTCAACCCGTGAACTCCGGGAGGTTAAGAGACTAATGCTCACAAACCTTTCGGGAGAGTTCGCAGAGAGGAGATGGATAGAATAG
- the gatE gene encoding Glu-tRNA(Gln) amidotransferase subunit GatE — protein MNVRETENKPKVGLEIHCQLDTQRKLFCSCPTQLSKGEPAKRFLRRLRPTQSELGEVDPAALFEFQKGRTIMYEADPESSCLVEADEEPPHPINGEAVDAALEIALLLKARPVDEIHVMRKVVIDGSNTTGFQRTAAIAIGGELELAGRRIPIEHVSLEEDAARKTGESGMTVYYRIDRLGIPLVEIATGPVIHTPMEAQEVALAIGRLLKATRKVKRGLGTIRQDLNISVPNGALVEIKGVQRLDLISKAVELEFKRQESLIEITEELKRRGIKGNDLRYNFVDLSEVFRETKSKVIRRGLEGGGVALAVKLPGFNGLLGRELIPGVRLGTEMAWRASFYGKVKGIFHTDELPGYGIAAEEVEAMRKALDLREGDAAVLICDAYEKAVDGLRAVVDRAREALTGVPEETRAASEDGSSRYMRPRPGVARMYPETDIPPLPIEEERITRIRRQLPEMPEETVKRLMSTWGLNEKLALQLLDSDYLPLFEEVASTTKVPSSVIATVLTELIKSMDRRGVPVEDLDEDRLEELFKLVDEGVTAKESLEPILEALAKDPELRPAEAIEKLGLKMLSDEELTRKLKTLVEENLELIEKLEDKALGKIMSLAMREFRGRVDPGKAMSLIRRLIQELKPKPE, from the coding sequence TTGAACGTTAGAGAAACGGAAAATAAGCCTAAAGTGGGCTTGGAGATCCACTGCCAACTGGATACCCAGAGGAAACTGTTCTGCAGTTGCCCCACCCAGCTCTCCAAAGGAGAGCCCGCTAAGAGGTTTCTCAGGAGGCTTAGACCTACCCAAAGCGAGTTAGGTGAGGTCGACCCCGCAGCCCTCTTCGAGTTCCAGAAGGGAAGGACCATAATGTACGAGGCTGACCCCGAGAGCTCATGCCTGGTAGAGGCCGATGAGGAGCCCCCGCATCCCATCAACGGGGAGGCCGTGGACGCCGCCCTGGAGATCGCGCTCCTCCTCAAGGCCAGGCCCGTGGACGAGATTCACGTGATGCGCAAAGTCGTGATAGACGGATCCAATACTACGGGCTTCCAGAGGACTGCCGCCATAGCCATAGGCGGCGAACTCGAATTAGCTGGGAGGAGGATACCCATCGAGCATGTGAGCCTAGAGGAAGATGCAGCGAGGAAGACCGGGGAGTCAGGCATGACCGTCTACTATAGGATCGATAGGCTTGGGATACCCCTAGTGGAGATAGCTACCGGGCCTGTGATCCACACCCCCATGGAGGCACAGGAGGTAGCCTTGGCGATAGGGAGGCTCCTGAAGGCTACCAGGAAGGTTAAGAGGGGCCTGGGAACCATAAGGCAGGACTTGAACATATCCGTGCCCAACGGCGCCCTAGTGGAGATAAAGGGCGTCCAAAGGCTAGACCTGATCTCCAAGGCTGTGGAGCTCGAGTTCAAACGTCAGGAGTCACTCATCGAGATAACCGAAGAGCTTAAGAGGCGAGGAATTAAGGGGAATGACCTGAGATACAATTTCGTAGACTTATCAGAGGTATTCCGGGAGACCAAGTCTAAGGTCATCCGGAGGGGCTTGGAAGGGGGCGGAGTAGCCCTAGCCGTGAAGCTTCCAGGCTTCAACGGCCTCCTTGGAAGAGAGCTCATACCTGGTGTGAGGCTTGGAACAGAGATGGCTTGGCGGGCATCCTTCTATGGAAAGGTCAAGGGGATATTCCATACCGACGAGCTTCCGGGATACGGTATAGCCGCTGAAGAGGTGGAGGCCATGAGGAAGGCCTTAGATCTAAGGGAGGGGGATGCAGCGGTCCTAATATGCGACGCTTATGAGAAGGCTGTAGACGGCCTCAGGGCTGTTGTGGATCGGGCGAGGGAGGCTTTAACAGGGGTTCCCGAGGAGACCAGGGCTGCATCCGAGGATGGGAGCAGCAGATATATGAGACCTAGACCTGGGGTGGCGAGGATGTACCCCGAAACGGATATTCCACCGCTACCCATCGAGGAGGAGAGGATCACCCGTATAAGGAGGCAGCTCCCCGAGATGCCTGAGGAGACCGTTAAGAGGCTGATGTCCACCTGGGGTTTAAACGAGAAGCTGGCCTTACAACTCTTAGACTCGGATTATCTCCCCCTATTCGAGGAGGTGGCCTCCACCACGAAGGTACCATCGTCGGTCATCGCCACCGTCCTAACGGAGCTCATTAAGAGCATGGATCGAAGGGGCGTGCCCGTGGAGGACCTAGATGAGGATAGACTCGAAGAGTTATTCAAACTCGTCGATGAAGGCGTCACAGCTAAGGAGTCCCTGGAACCCATCCTGGAAGCCTTAGCTAAAGACCCCGAGCTAAGGCCAGCAGAGGCCATCGAAAAGCTTGGACTGAAGATGCTAAGCGATGAAGAGTTGACCCGTAAGTTAAAGACTCTCGTAGAGGAGAACCTGGAGCTCATCGAGAAGTTAGAGGATAAAGCCTTAGGGAAGATCATGAGCCTAGCCATGAGGGAGTTCAGAGGACGCGTAGATCCAGGCAAAGCCATGAGCCTCATTAGAAGGCTAATCCAGGAATTAAAGCCCAAGCCCGAATAA
- a CDS encoding bifunctional phosphoribosyl-AMP cyclohydrolase/phosphoribosyl-ATP diphosphatase HisIE, protein MLTLKDAEIERVLSKVNFNKMNGLIPVVVQDSTSGRILMQAFMDEKALRLTLKTGKAHYYSRTRGRIWRKGEESGYEQIVQDVVLDCNMDSLLLRVVQVGVCCHTGEETCFHNPVGGELLREGLDSRYLDRLYEIVVDRIRNPRPGSYVSTLTSKGLNGILRKIGEEAVELILAARNGEDGLIHEASDLIFHLQILLAFKSLSMKDILYELEARHRAKTSIG, encoded by the coding sequence TTGCTAACCCTAAAAGACGCGGAGATTGAAAGAGTCCTATCCAAGGTAAATTTCAATAAGATGAATGGGTTGATCCCCGTGGTAGTTCAGGATTCCACCTCTGGAAGGATCCTCATGCAGGCCTTCATGGATGAAAAGGCCTTAAGGCTGACCCTGAAGACCGGTAAGGCCCATTATTACAGTAGAACCCGGGGGAGGATATGGCGTAAAGGCGAGGAGTCGGGCTACGAGCAGATAGTCCAAGACGTCGTCCTAGACTGCAATATGGACTCCCTCCTCCTAAGGGTTGTGCAGGTGGGCGTATGCTGCCACACCGGCGAGGAGACCTGCTTCCACAATCCGGTCGGGGGAGAACTGCTCCGCGAGGGGCTCGATAGCAGATACCTGGACAGGCTATACGAGATAGTAGTGGATAGGATCAGGAATCCTAGGCCGGGCTCCTACGTCTCAACCCTCACCAGTAAAGGCTTAAACGGGATCCTAAGGAAGATCGGCGAGGAGGCTGTGGAGCTCATCCTAGCCGCTAGGAACGGAGAGGACGGATTAATCCATGAAGCCTCGGACCTGATATTCCACCTCCAGATACTCCTGGCCTTCAAGAGCCTCTCCATGAAGGACATCTTATACGAGCTGGAGGCGAGGCATAGAGCTAAAACAAGTATAGGATAA
- the hisF gene encoding imidazole glycerol phosphate synthase subunit HisF, with amino-acid sequence MLTKRIIPCLDVDKGKVVKGIRFENLRVEGDPAELAQIYDEEGADEIIFLDVTASYEDREILIDAVRRTAEVIYIPFTVGGGVRSIEDIRVLLSSGADRVSINTAAVRNPQLVRESSEIFGSQCIVVAIDAKRRSSPPGSDQPFWWEVYVEGGRKPTGIDAVSWAREVERLGAGEIMLTSMDYDGTREGYDLALTERVSTAVRIPVIASGGAGKLEHIYDALTEGKADAALAASIFHEREYTVAEVKEYLKGRGVPVRMDWR; translated from the coding sequence TTGCTGACTAAGAGGATAATCCCCTGCCTGGACGTGGATAAGGGGAAGGTGGTCAAGGGCATCCGATTCGAGAACCTGAGGGTTGAGGGCGACCCAGCTGAGCTGGCCCAGATATACGATGAGGAAGGGGCTGACGAGATAATATTCCTAGACGTGACGGCCTCCTACGAGGACCGGGAGATCCTAATAGACGCGGTCAGGAGGACGGCCGAGGTCATATATATTCCCTTCACGGTTGGGGGCGGGGTTAGGAGCATAGAGGATATTCGGGTACTCTTATCTTCCGGGGCTGACAGGGTGAGCATAAACACCGCCGCGGTGAGGAACCCCCAGCTTGTAAGAGAATCCTCCGAGATCTTCGGGAGCCAATGCATAGTGGTAGCCATCGACGCTAAGCGTAGATCTTCGCCTCCAGGCTCGGATCAGCCCTTCTGGTGGGAGGTATACGTGGAGGGTGGAAGGAAGCCCACAGGCATAGACGCCGTATCATGGGCTAGGGAGGTGGAGAGGCTCGGCGCGGGGGAGATAATGCTTACGAGCATGGACTACGATGGCACCCGCGAAGGCTACGACCTAGCCCTAACGGAGAGGGTGAGCACAGCCGTGAGGATACCTGTGATAGCCAGCGGGGGAGCCGGAAAGCTTGAACACATCTATGACGCCCTCACAGAGGGGAAGGCTGACGCCGCCCTGGCTGCATCCATATTCCATGAGAGGGAGTATACGGTGGCCGAGGTTAAAGAATACCTTAAGGGGAGGGGCGTACCAGTCAGGATGGATTGGAGGTAA
- the hisA gene encoding 1-(5-phosphoribosyl)-5-[(5-phosphoribosylamino)methylideneamino]imidazole-4-carboxamide isomerase, which yields MIILPAVDLMEGLCVRLVRGDPSSRTIYGDPVEIAKGFEGEGAEWIHLVDLDAAMGLGDNSSLVARIVEEVEVKVEVAGGIRSLEKASRLVEAGASRVVLGTSAIRDPSFIRSVSEAIGSERVSMAVDVKNGVVMVEGWKKEAGLEYPAVIEILNDYPFSTLILTCVEVDGTLQGPNLEVIGESLKISEKQVYAAGGIGSLEDLKTLARIGVKGAIIGKALYEGRIRLREALEVGDC from the coding sequence ATGATCATATTGCCAGCGGTGGATCTCATGGAAGGCTTATGCGTAAGGCTTGTGAGGGGAGACCCCTCCAGTAGGACCATCTACGGAGATCCGGTCGAGATAGCTAAGGGATTCGAGGGGGAGGGGGCTGAATGGATTCACCTTGTAGATTTAGACGCGGCCATGGGCTTAGGGGACAACTCATCCCTCGTGGCGAGGATAGTGGAGGAGGTTGAGGTCAAGGTTGAGGTTGCGGGGGGGATTCGATCCCTGGAGAAGGCTTCAAGGCTTGTAGAGGCGGGGGCATCAAGGGTTGTCCTGGGAACCTCAGCCATTAGGGATCCATCCTTCATCAGATCCGTATCGGAGGCCATAGGTTCTGAGCGGGTCAGCATGGCCGTCGACGTGAAAAACGGCGTGGTCATGGTTGAAGGATGGAAGAAGGAGGCCGGGCTAGAGTATCCCGCGGTCATAGAGATACTTAACGATTATCCATTCTCAACCCTAATATTGACGTGTGTGGAGGTGGATGGAACCCTCCAAGGACCAAACTTGGAGGTCATAGGCGAATCCCTGAAAATCTCGGAGAAGCAGGTATACGCGGCTGGAGGGATCGGAAGCCTAGAGGATTTAAAGACCCTAGCTCGTATAGGGGTTAAAGGCGCCATCATAGGTAAGGCCCTCTACGAGGGCCGTATCAGGCTTAGGGAGGCCTTGGAGGTGGGAGATTGCTGA
- the hisH gene encoding imidazole glycerol phosphate synthase subunit HisH yields MDIAVVNYGLGNLRSISKGFEAFQARARVTSKLEDIRGSNGIVLPGVGAFKGALEKLSSLRETILEEVLRGKPILGVCLGLQLMFSRSFEGGLHEGLNLFKGDIVLLEEAPKLPHVGWNSLHSIGEGELTEGLEEGVHMYFVHSYAAEPVDPSIVAAVTRYGVEFPSIIEQGNLFATQFHPEKSGKKGLRILENFVKACKR; encoded by the coding sequence GTGGACATAGCGGTCGTTAACTATGGTTTAGGAAACCTCAGGAGCATATCTAAAGGGTTTGAGGCTTTCCAGGCCAGGGCTAGGGTGACCTCTAAGCTCGAGGATATCCGGGGCAGCAATGGAATAGTGCTTCCTGGCGTGGGAGCCTTTAAAGGCGCCCTGGAGAAGCTCTCATCCTTAAGGGAGACGATCTTAGAGGAGGTGCTTAGGGGTAAGCCTATCTTGGGCGTATGCCTTGGCCTCCAGTTAATGTTCTCAAGGAGCTTCGAGGGCGGACTCCATGAGGGGCTGAACCTCTTCAAAGGAGATATAGTCCTCCTAGAAGAGGCCCCCAAGCTTCCCCATGTAGGGTGGAACAGTCTGCACTCAATAGGGGAGGGCGAACTAACGGAGGGTCTAGAAGAGGGAGTCCACATGTACTTCGTCCACTCCTATGCGGCTGAACCCGTTGATCCATCGATAGTAGCCGCCGTAACCCGATACGGAGTTGAGTTTCCCTCCATTATAGAGCAGGGAAACCTGTTCGCAACCCAGTTTCACCCTGAGAAGAGCGGGAAGAAGGGGTTAAGGATCCTGGAAAACTTCGTGAAGGCCTGCAAGAGGTGA
- a CDS encoding ATP phosphoribosyltransferase has protein sequence MNSPVRVCVPSKGRLKAPTLALFEGIGVTPLGGERDYIQEASDPRFQFIFTRASDIPLYVQYGAADLGVTGHDLIMERGSDVYELIDLGYGGCTLVLAALSDSGIQRGIDLPDGARVATEYPNLAREFFSGIGRQVEILTVSGAAELAPRVGLASAIIDITTTGETLRRNGLRIVEEIMRSTAVVACNRVSYKTKRRLIGELLSKVETAIKGG, from the coding sequence GTGAATTCTCCAGTTAGGGTATGTGTCCCGAGTAAAGGCAGGTTGAAGGCTCCAACCCTAGCCCTCTTCGAGGGGATAGGGGTCACGCCCCTGGGAGGAGAGAGGGATTATATTCAGGAGGCTTCGGATCCCAGGTTCCAGTTCATCTTCACTAGGGCTTCGGACATACCCCTATACGTGCAGTATGGGGCTGCAGATCTAGGTGTGACAGGCCACGATCTAATCATGGAGAGGGGATCCGATGTCTACGAGCTGATCGACCTTGGATACGGAGGGTGCACCCTGGTCTTGGCTGCGCTGTCCGACTCCGGGATCCAGAGAGGAATCGATCTTCCCGACGGGGCTAGGGTGGCGACGGAATACCCCAACTTGGCTAGGGAGTTCTTCAGCGGGATCGGGAGGCAGGTTGAGATCTTAACGGTGAGCGGGGCCGCTGAGCTCGCACCCAGGGTAGGCTTGGCATCGGCTATAATCGACATTACGACTACAGGTGAAACCCTAAGGAGGAATGGACTCAGGATAGTTGAGGAGATAATGAGATCTACAGCGGTCGTGGCTTGCAACCGTGTCTCTTATAAGACCAAGAGGAGGCTGATCGGAGAGCTGCTCAGCAAGGTGGAGACGGCGATAAAGGGAGGGTGA